The Streptomyces sp. ICC1 DNA window GGGCGGGGCGCGGTGAGTGCGGCGATGCAGAGGGCGTCGTCGTCCGGACGGAAGGGGTTGTGGCGGAGCATGACGTCGAGCCCGGGGACGGGGGTGCCGTCCAGGGCGTCGACGGCGACCCAGGCGGGGTCGCGGACGATGTCGAAGCCTGGGTGGGCCGCCTGCCACTGCTCGGCGAGGCCGGTACGGAGCAGCCGGTGCACCTCGATGCCGCGGTGGAGTTCCTTGCGGAGGTTCTCGCGGCGGGAGTTGGTGATGCGAAGGCCCAGGGAGAGCTTGAGCATCGCGGGGGCGCCGGGCCGGTGGACGGTACGGATGGAGGAGGTGGGGTACCAGGGATCGCCGTAGGGACCGAGGTCGCGCAGGAGACCCGCGTCGCGGAGCGCGGCGACCGCGGGGCGCTGGAGCAGGTCGCGGGCCTGCCAGGGGTGAAGGGGAAGGGGGGTGGCGCCGTCGGGCACCGGGAGCCCGGGCGCGAGGCGGCCCAGCAGCCGGGCGGCGGAGACGGGACGGCCCCGCTCGGTCCAGGCCGAGTCGGTGGCGAGCGCGGCGGGCGCGACCGCCACCCAGTGCAGGGGGAAGGAGCCGTGCAGTTCGGGTGAGTAGCTGCGCACTTCCGCTGCGGAGAGGCCTTCGCGGCTCTTCGGGGTCGGGTGCAGCGGGTGGCCGAGGAGGAGGGACTGTTCCGCGGTGAGGAACCGGTCCGAGGCGACGGGGGCGGGGGCGTTCGGGCGCCGGCGGCGGTCGGCGATGAACTCGGCGGTGCGGTGCACCGAGTCGGCGACCCGGCCGACGAGGTCCGCGCTGCCGAGAGCGGAGTTGCCTTCGCGGGGGGTCAGCGCGGCGAGGGTGACCGCGTCCACGGCGGGGGCGTCGGCGGGGGCGCCTTCGATCCGGGCCGTGCCGAAGCGGTGCCAGCCGGCCGCGGACCAGTAGCGGACGGCGACGAGCAGGGCCGCACCGGATGCGGGGAGGGGGATGCGCAGCACGGGTCCGGCAGGCTGCCCGAGGCCGGTCTCGCGGACCCAGCACCGCAGCAGGCCTTCGACCGTCGCGGCCTCGGCGGCGACCGCGGGCCCGGGGTGGTCCCGCGGGTCGGCCGCGCCCACACGGGGCCTGACCGTGCCGTCCTTCTGTCGCGGCACGGTGCCGCAGTCCCCGCCGGGCCTGGGCCCGGCCGGCGCCCATGGCATGCCCGCGCCGGGCCTGCCGGGCAGGGCCTCGGCGGACGGCGCGGACCGGTCCTCGGGCTCCGCGAGGGCGTCCGTGTGCCCGGCGGGTCCCGGGGACGCGGTGACCTGCTCCGGCGGGGACGGCTCTCGGTGGCGCTCACCCGCCGTGTCCTCGGCCGCCGCGGACACCCTGAGGGAGCCGGGGGCCGCAGCCAGCGGTGTCCCCGTCCCCTCTGGCGCGGCCGCCTGCTCGGGCCGCTCGGGCCGCTCCGGTTGGGCCCCGACCCGGCCTGTCGGGGACAGCCCGTCCGGTCGCCCCGCGGTGGGCGCGGCCGGGCCGGCCGCGCCCGGGGCCGAGGGACAGGGACCGGCCGGCGGGGAGAGCTCAGGCCCTGGCGAGCCGGACGCGGAGGCCGCCTCGGCGATGGCAGGCGGGGCGGGACGGGACGACACCGGGTCCGGGAGGGGCCGAGCCGGTACCCCGGGGGCCGAGGTCGGCGAGACCGGCGACGGCCGGGTCCCCGCGGGGGTCGGCGGCACGGACCGGTCCGGCACCCCGGAGGCCGACGGCGGCGCGGTGGTCGTCGCTGCTGCGGGCGGCGAGAGACGGGGCTCCGGCGCGGGCACGGGCTCGGGCTCAGGGTTGGGCACACCGGAGCCGGACCCGAAGGTCGGAGTGGCCGGGGCGGTCGGTGCCTGGACGGCCTGGACATCCCGGAGGACGGCGGCGGCCGGTCGCGGGGTGGCCGAACCCACCCCGCTGGATGGAGCGTTGGAGGGGGCCGCGCCCGCCGGACCGCCCGTCGCGGCGGGCGCGGCTCCGAGGCCCGGATCCGCTGGAGCGGCGGCGTTCGGGACCGGCACGGCCGGGGCCGGGGCCGGGGCCGGGCCCGGGGCGGATGCTGACTGGGCATCGGCATCGGCCGTGGTGGGCGAAACGAGCCCGGGCACGGTCCAGGCGACCGGTGTGGTGCTCTGGGCGGTGGCCGACACGGGCTCGGCGTCCGCTGCGGCCCGGGCGCCGAAACCGGAGCCGGACGGTGAGCGGAGCGGACCGGCGGAGGCCGTCGGGGGCAGCTCGTGAGAACGGGTCGCGGCCGGCTGCGGCCCGGTGGGGGCCGTCGGAGTCGGTGCGGCCGTCTCGGAAGCGGACAGCACCCGGGAGTCGGCGGGGACGCCCGAGAGGACCGCCGACTCGGGCACCCCGGCACGCTCCGCCCACGGGACGCCCGACGCGGGGGCCGACAGCGGCACGGCGGAGTCCGGCCAGATCGACAGAAGGCCAGGCGTCGCGGCGCCTCCGGAGCCTGGGAGGAACGGTCCGCCAGGAACGGCCGGCGCGAAAGCCGCCGCCGTGGGCGAAGCCCCGCCCGGCACGCCTGGCACGGCCGGCACGGTAGTCGGCAGCGTCGGCACCGGACCGTCAGGCCCGCCGGCGTCCGACGGCAGCGGCCCGCCGGCCAGGGCAAGGTCCGGTGACATCGGCCCTCCACCGGGGGACCCGGCGGACGGCGACAGGAAGAGGAGAGGCCCGATCGGCGCAGCCGACGCAGGAGTCGGCCGGGCCGGCGGAGAGTCGGGGGCCGTACCCCCTGCGGGGGTCGACGTGGTTGGCGCCGACCCGCCCGGTGTCACCGACGCGGGGGGCGACCCGGGCTGCAGGGTCCTGGCCGTCGCCGCCGGCGCGGGGGCCGACGGAGTCGACGGGGCGCTGCCCGGTGCGCCCGGTGCGGGGGGCGGCAGGGGCCCGCCCGGAAGGGCCTGGTTGTGAGCGGGCGCGGCCGGGGTCGACGGGGTCGGCACCGACCCGCCCGGTGCCACCGACACGGGGGGCGACCCGGGCTGCAGGGTCCTGGCCGTCGCCGCCGGCGCGGGGGCCGACGGAGTCGACGGGGCGCTGCCCGGTGCGCCCGGTGCGGGGGGGAGCATATCTACGCGCGTAGCGGCCCCTCCGCCCCCCTGTGATTTCGGTGGATTCGGGTAGGGGGGGGTGACAGGCCGCTACGCGCGTAGATATGCTCATGTGGTGACCATGCCCACCACCCTCACCGCATTCGCTGACGTGACGACGTCCGACAGTGCGCTGCGCCGCTTCCTGCACGGGCTGCCCGGCGTCGACACTGTCGGCCTGGAGGCCCGCGCGGCCTCCCTCGGCACCCGCTCGATCAAGACGACGGCCAAGGCGTACGCCATCGACCTCGCCATCTCGATGATCGACCTGACGACGCTGGAAGGCGCGGATACCCCGGGCAAGGTCCGGGCGCTCTCCGCCAAGGCCGTGCACCCCGATCCGACCGACCGCACCACGCCCATGACGGCCGCCGTCTGCGTGTACCCGGACATGGTGGCCACCGCGAAGGCCGCCCTGCACGGCGCCGACGTCAAGGTCGCCTCCGTCGCCACCGCCTTCCCGGCCGGCCGCGCGGCCCTGCCCGTCAAGCTCGCCGACACGGCCGACGCCGTGGCCGCCGGCGCCGACGAGATCGACATGGTCATCGACCGTGGCGCCTTCCTCGCCGGCCGCTACCTCGACACCTACGAGCTGATCCGCTCGGTCAAGGAGGCCTGCGTCCGCCCCGACGGCAGCGCGGCCCGCCTCAAGGTGATCTTCGAGACCGGCGAGCTGTCCACGTACGACAACATCCGCCGCGCCTCCTGGATCGGCATGATGGCCGGGGCCGACTTCATCAAGACGTCCACCGGCAAGGTCGGCGTCAACGCGACCCCCGCGAACACGCTCCTCATGCTCGAAGCCGTCCGCGACTTCAAGGCGCAGACTGGAATCCAGATCGGCGTGAAGCCGGCCGGCGGCATCCGCACGACCAAGGACGCGATCAAGTTCCTGGTCCTGGTCAACGAGACCGCGGGCGCGGACTGGCTGAGCAACCACTGGTTCCGCTTCGGCGCCTCCAGCCTGCTCAACGACCTGCTGATGCAGCGACAGAAGCTGAGCACCGGCCGTTACTCCGGTCCCGACTACGTGACGGTGGACTGATCACCATGGACATGAAGCAGTCATCTGTGTTCGAGTACGCGCCCGCGCTGGAGTCGCGTTCCGTCGTGGACATCGCCCCCTCCTACGGGCTGTTCATCGACGGCGAGTTCACCGAGGCGGCGGACGGCAAGGTCTTCAAGACCGTCTCCCCGGCCTCCGAGGAGGTCCTCGCCGAGATCGCCCAGGCCGGCGCCGCCGACGTGGACCGGGCCGTCAAGGCCGCCCGCAAGGCCTTCGAGAAGTGGTCCGCGCTGCCCGGCTCCGAGCGCGCCAAGTACCTCTTCCGCATCGCCCGGATCATCCAGGAGCGCAGCCGCGAGCTGGCCGTCCTGGAGACCCTCGACAACGGCAAGCCGATCCGGGAGACCCGCGACGCGGACCTGCCGCTCGTCGCCGCGCACTTCTTCTACTACGCGGGCTGGGCCGACAAGCTCGACCACGCGGGCTACGGGGCGAACCCGCGCCCCCTCGGCGTGGCCGCCCAGGTCATCCCGTGGAACTTCCCGCTGATGATGCTCGCGTGGAAGATCGCCCCGGCGCTCGCCACCGGCAACACGGTCGTGCTGAAGCCGGCCGAGACGACCCCGCTCTCCGCGCTCTTCTTCGCGGACATCTGCCGCCAGGCGGGCCTGCCCAAGGGTGTCGTCAACATCCTCACCGGGTACGGCGACGCGGGCGCCGCCCTCGTCGAGCACCCCGACGTGAACAAGGTCGCCTTCACCGGCTCCACCGCCGTCGGCAAGGCCATCGCGCGCCAGGTCGCCGGCACCGACAAGAAGGTCACCCTGGAGCTGGGCGGCAAGGGCGCCAACATCGTCTTCGACGACGCCCCCCTCGACCAGGCCGTCGAGGGCATCGTCAGCGGCATCTTCTTCAACCAGGGCCAGGTCTGCTGCGCGGGCTCGCGGCTCCTGGTCCAGGAGTCGGTCCACGACGAGCTGATCGGCTCGCTCAAGCGCCGCCTGTCCACGCTGCGCCTCGGCGACCCGCTCGACAAGAACACCGACATCGGCGCGATCAACTCCGCCGAGCAGCTGGCCCGGATCACCGCGCTCGCGGCGACCGGCGAGGCCGAGGGCGCCGAGCGCTGGACCGCGCCGTGCGACCTGCCGTCCTCCGGCTACTGGTTCGCCCCGACGCTCTTCACGAACGTCACCCAGGCGCACACCGTCGCCCGCGACGAGATCTTCGGCCCGGTGCTGTCCGTGCTGACCTTCCGCACGCCCGACGAGGCCGTCGCGAAGGCCAACAACAGCCAGTACGGCCTGTCCGCCGGCATCTGGACGGAGAAGGGCTCGCGCATCCTCGCGGTCGCGAACAAGCTCCGCGCCGGTGTCGTCTGGGCCAACACGTTCAACAAGTTCGACCCGACCTCGCCCTTCGGCGGCTACAAGGAGTCGGGCTTCGGGCGCGAAGGCGGCCGTCACGGCCTGGAGGGCTACCTCGATGTCTGAGCGAAGTGTCGAAAAGGGCGGCTCCGCCGCCGGGCGTCTGAGCGTCTTCAAGACCTACAAGCTGTACGTCGGGGGCAAGTTCCCCCGCTCCGAGAGCGGCCGGGTGTACGAAGTGACGGACTCGAAGGGCACGTGGCTGGCCAACGCACCCCTGTCCTCCCGCAAGGACGCCCGTGACGCGGTCGTCGCGGCGCGCAAGGCCTTCGGCGGCTGGTCGGGCGCGACCGCGTACAACCGAGGCCAGATCCTCTACCGCGTCGCCGAGATGCTGGAGGGCCGCCGCGAGCAGTTCGTCCGCGAGGTCGGCGAGGCCGAGGGCCTGTCCAAGACGAAGGCGGCCGCCGTCGTCGACGCGGCCATCGACCGCTGGGTCTGGTACGCGGGCTGGACCGACAAGATCAGCCAGATCGTGGGCGGGGCCAACCCGGTCGCGGGCCCGTTCTTCAACCTCTCCACCCCGGAGCCGACCGGTGTGGTCACGGTCGTCGCCCCGCAGGACTCGTCCTTCCTGGGCCTGGTCTCGGTGATCGCCCCGGTCATCGCGACGGGCAACACGGCCGTCGTGATCACCTCCGAGAAGGCCCCGCTCCCCGCCCTCTCGCTGGGCGAGGTGCTGGCCACCTCCGACCTGCCGGGCGGCGTGGTCAACATCCTGTCCGGCAAGGCCGCCGAGATGGGCCCGCACCTGGCGTCCCACCAGGACGTCAACGCGATCGACCTGGCGGGCGCCGACGCGGCGCTGGCCAAGGAGCTGGAGATCGCGGCGGCGGACAACCTCAAGCGCGTCCTGCGTCCACAGCCTGTGGACGACTGGAGCGCCGACCCGGGCACGGCGCGCATGACGGCCTTCCTGGAGACCAAGACCGTCTGGCACCCGACCGGGTCGCTGGGCGCGGGCGGATCCTCGTACTAGAGGACCCTCCCCCCTCCCGAAGACCGGCCCCGGCAGTGTCCCCCGCGCTGTCGGGGCCTCTTCGCGCCCTGCGGGGTTGATCGGCTGATCGGCCGCGGGGCCACAGGGTCGCGGGGCTACTTCACGGCGCCCGGCAGCAGCGGACCGAGCAGCGAGGACGCCGCCGCGGTGGGCAGCTCGCCGATCGACGAGCCGCGGGTCAGGCTGCCCGTCACCATGCTCGTACCGACCGACGGGAAGTCCGCCACCTTCGTGGCGACGCCGTTGTTCAGCGGGTCCACACCGGTGTTGGCCAGCGGGTTCACCTTGAGGTTCGAGATCGGATCGGCCACCCCGGCCAGGGCCGCCGGGACCGACAGCTCACCGGCCTGGGCGCCGCCGGCGGCCATCGCGAGGGCGGCGCCGGCCATCGAGAGGGTCAGGCCCGCGGTGCGCAGCGCCGTGGGATGGGGGGCTTTGGGGGCTGCGTGACGTGCCATGGATTCCCGCCTGTGGTGGTGGTCGCGTGCGCACGCAGCGTAGCGATGGGTGGTGGCTCACCGGTATCTCGACCTGGGCGCCGTCACCCGTTCGAGGAGATCCCTGGGGAATTGTCTTTGGGAGGGGGAGGAGTCAAACTTGTGTTCCGTGAGCTGTTCCTCTCCTTTGCCTACGCGTGTCGTGCTGCTGACCGGACCCTCGGGGTCCGGCAAGTCTTCGCTGGCGGCCCGTTCAGGGCTGCCCGTGCTGCGCCTTGACGACTTCTACAAGGACGGCGACGACCCCTCGCTCCCGCTGGTCGAGGGCAGTGCCGACATCGACTGGGACTCCCCGCTGTCCTGGGACGCCGAGGCCGCCGTGGCCGCGATCGCACAGCTGTGCGCGGCGGGCCGGACGGACGTCCCCGTCTACGACATCGCCACGTCCTCGCGGACCGGGACGGAGGCGCTGGACATCTCCCGCACGCCGCTGTTCATAGCCGAGGGGATCTTCGCGGCGGACG harbors:
- a CDS encoding IucA/IucC family protein; the protein is MPWAPAGPRPGGDCGTVPRQKDGTVRPRVGAADPRDHPGPAVAAEAATVEGLLRCWVRETGLGQPAGPVLRIPLPASGAALLVAVRYWSAAGWHRFGTARIEGAPADAPAVDAVTLAALTPREGNSALGSADLVGRVADSVHRTAEFIADRRRRPNAPAPVASDRFLTAEQSLLLGHPLHPTPKSREGLSAAEVRSYSPELHGSFPLHWVAVAPAALATDSAWTERGRPVSAARLLGRLAPGLPVPDGATPLPLHPWQARDLLQRPAVAALRDAGLLRDLGPYGDPWYPTSSIRTVHRPGAPAMLKLSLGLRITNSRRENLRKELHRGIEVHRLLRTGLAEQWQAAHPGFDIVRDPAWVAVDALDGTPVPGLDVMLRHNPFRPDDDALCIAALTAPRPWPGRTTMTSRLAETVARLAATTGRTTSAVSAEWFLRYLDHVVLPVLAFDALAGIALEAHQQNTLVLLDPAGWPVGGRYRDNQGYYFRDSRRAELERRLPGIGSASDTFVSDAVTDERFAYYLGINNVLGLIGAFGSQRLADERILLAAFRRFLGKAAGLGPLPARLLDSSTLRCKANLLTRLGGLDELVGPVDTQSVYVTIANPLHD
- the deoC gene encoding deoxyribose-phosphate aldolase — encoded protein: MPTTLTAFADVTTSDSALRRFLHGLPGVDTVGLEARAASLGTRSIKTTAKAYAIDLAISMIDLTTLEGADTPGKVRALSAKAVHPDPTDRTTPMTAAVCVYPDMVATAKAALHGADVKVASVATAFPAGRAALPVKLADTADAVAAGADEIDMVIDRGAFLAGRYLDTYELIRSVKEACVRPDGSAARLKVIFETGELSTYDNIRRASWIGMMAGADFIKTSTGKVGVNATPANTLLMLEAVRDFKAQTGIQIGVKPAGGIRTTKDAIKFLVLVNETAGADWLSNHWFRFGASSLLNDLLMQRQKLSTGRYSGPDYVTVD
- a CDS encoding aldehyde dehydrogenase family protein — translated: MDMKQSSVFEYAPALESRSVVDIAPSYGLFIDGEFTEAADGKVFKTVSPASEEVLAEIAQAGAADVDRAVKAARKAFEKWSALPGSERAKYLFRIARIIQERSRELAVLETLDNGKPIRETRDADLPLVAAHFFYYAGWADKLDHAGYGANPRPLGVAAQVIPWNFPLMMLAWKIAPALATGNTVVLKPAETTPLSALFFADICRQAGLPKGVVNILTGYGDAGAALVEHPDVNKVAFTGSTAVGKAIARQVAGTDKKVTLELGGKGANIVFDDAPLDQAVEGIVSGIFFNQGQVCCAGSRLLVQESVHDELIGSLKRRLSTLRLGDPLDKNTDIGAINSAEQLARITALAATGEAEGAERWTAPCDLPSSGYWFAPTLFTNVTQAHTVARDEIFGPVLSVLTFRTPDEAVAKANNSQYGLSAGIWTEKGSRILAVANKLRAGVVWANTFNKFDPTSPFGGYKESGFGREGGRHGLEGYLDV
- a CDS encoding aldehyde dehydrogenase family protein, translating into MSERSVEKGGSAAGRLSVFKTYKLYVGGKFPRSESGRVYEVTDSKGTWLANAPLSSRKDARDAVVAARKAFGGWSGATAYNRGQILYRVAEMLEGRREQFVREVGEAEGLSKTKAAAVVDAAIDRWVWYAGWTDKISQIVGGANPVAGPFFNLSTPEPTGVVTVVAPQDSSFLGLVSVIAPVIATGNTAVVITSEKAPLPALSLGEVLATSDLPGGVVNILSGKAAEMGPHLASHQDVNAIDLAGADAALAKELEIAAADNLKRVLRPQPVDDWSADPGTARMTAFLETKTVWHPTGSLGAGGSSY